A portion of the Vespa velutina chromosome 5, iVesVel2.1, whole genome shotgun sequence genome contains these proteins:
- the LOC124949446 gene encoding uncharacterized protein LOC124949446, with amino-acid sequence MVGPDIQNDLSSIIIRFRVHTYLLKADIAKMYRHVILHPDDRKYQKILWRENRSLPIKSYELNTITYNITLTSFLAIRTLEQLADDEGTICPEAAEILLYDFYIEDLITGTHELATKIRD; translated from the coding sequence ATGGTTGGTCCAGATATTCAGAACGATCTCTCCTCGATAATAATTCGGTTCCGTGTGCATACCTATCTATTGAAAGCGGACATTGCAAAAATGTACCGCCACGTTATTTTGCATCCAGATGACCGCAAATATCAAAAGATTCTTTGGCGTGAGAATCGTTCTCTGCCCATTAAATCGTATGAATTGAATACGATAACGTACAACATCACATTGACGTCTTTCTTGGCAATTCGTACGTTGGAGCAATTGGCTGACGACGAAGGAACAATCTGTCCCGAAGCCGCCGAAATCCTCTTATACGATTTCTATATAGAAGATTTAATTACCGGCACTCACGAATTAGCCACCAAAATCAGAGATTGA